The following proteins come from a genomic window of Amaranthus tricolor cultivar Red isolate AtriRed21 chromosome 14, ASM2621246v1, whole genome shotgun sequence:
- the LOC130800032 gene encoding uncharacterized protein LOC130800032: MAESMGILSSLVVFCFVFPALLLAATEDKARIEEFNEELLLRPLPDRKVLAHFHFDSQAKFSSNNGGYHPHLFPKAIYQLVHKFHIKEMELSFTQGRWSYEHWGGFDAISSSNAKPPGVELWAVFDAPLSQVDALWKNLTHTLSGLFCASINFLESSTTYSAPDWGFRASSGNLRYGTLPREATCTENLTPWLKLLPCRDKAGLAELMDRPSIYRGFYHSQRLHLVSSGFDSEGVDSEIKLEQTLTVVLQPVNHRWAKTHSTGSVMQPNWSVSTLFGRKVNNKCLLAKYSNIYLQLDGGLVSELKNKGLDHDFVTSEFSIANPVFELSSMPDKVIREVDDYLKNKESSILYAFIENYAYDKPFDLALSWKLPVLWSCSKAPLLANRFLMGSGNERGAIVISLKSSGHHQHLVGTCASGDNCKLHINVFQVVPWYVKVYYHTLQIHIDGQIQSAANVTRKMRVSPSEDKVSPGELELSLTFPCSMKSAALSLDFDKGFLHIDEYPPDANQGFDIPSALISFPDFHSSLSFAEDSNVSPLLSSLQKRSPALAYTEVLLVPLTTPDFSMPYNVITITCTVFALYFGSLLNVVRRRANEEERLLAEKAKNKGNKLHQLFARLRGKQLEEEQISQVSSSSTRTVPTKLFFKVVVVALIAVVWQYYLR; encoded by the exons ATGGCTGAATCAATGGGAATTCTCTCCTCCCTAGTAGTGTTTTGCTTCGTCTTCCCCGCTTTACTATTGGCTGCCACTGAAGATAAAGCACGAATAGAGGAGTTCAATGAAGAGCTGCTACTTAGACCGTTGCCCGATCGGAAAGTTCTAGCTCATTTTCACTTCGATTCTCAAGCTAAATTCTCCTCCAACAATGGCGGTTACCACCCTCATCTCTTTCCTAAAGCTATCTATCAGCTT GTTCACAAGTTTCACATCAAGGAAATGGAGCTGTCTTTCACTCAGGGTCGTTGGAGCTACGAACATTGGGGTGGATTTGATGCTATTTCAAGTAGTAATGCTAAGCCTCCTGGAGTTGAACTATGGGCAGTTTTCGATGCTCCATTGTCTCAGGTTGATGCTTTATGGAAAAATTTGACCCATACCCTTTCAGGGCTGTTTTGTGCTTCTATAAACTTCCTAGAGTCTTCAACTACTTATTCTGCACCTGACTGGGGATTTCGAGCATCATCAGGAAATTTGAGGTATGGTACACTGCCACGTGAAGCCACTTGCACAGAGAACCTGACTCCGTGGCTAAAGTTACTGCCCTGTCGTGATAAGGCTGGTCTGGCTGAACTAATGGATAGGCCATCTATTTATCGTGGATTTTACCATTCTCAAAGGCTTCACTTGGTTTCCAGTGGCTTTGATTCAGAAGGTGTTGATTCAGAAATTAAACTTGAACAGACCCTTACTGTTGTTCTCCAGCCTGTGAATCACAGATGGGCTAAGACTCATAGCACTGGCTCTGTCATGCAACCAAATTGGTCCGTAAGCACATTATTTGGAAGGAAAGTCAACAATAAATGTCTGCTTGCGAAATATAGCAATATTTATCTTCAACTGGATGGGGGCCTAGTCTCTGAACTGAAAAACAAGGGACTTGACCATGATTTTGTAACTTCAGAATTTTCGATCGCTAATCCAGTGTTTGAGTTATCTTCTATGCCTGATAAGGTGATTAGAGAAGTCGATGATTACTTAAAAAACAAGGAGTCATCTATTCTTTATGCATTCATTGAGAACTATGCTTATGATAAACCATTTGATTTAGCCCTAAGTTGGAAACTCCCTGTACTTTGGTCATGTTCCAAAGCACCATTACTTGCCAATAGATTCTTAATGGGAAGTGGGAACGAACGAGGTGCTATTGTGATCTCTTTGAAATCTTCTGGTCACCATCAACATTTAGTAGGTACTTGTGCTTCTGGGGACAATTGCAAATTGCATATCAATGTTTTCCAAGTTGTCCCTTGGTATGTTAAGGTATATTATCATACATTACAGATACATATCGATGGTCAAATTCAATCAGCTGCTAATGTCACCAGAAAGATGCGTGTTTCCCCTTCTGAAGACAAGGTATCCCCTGGAGAATTGGAGTTGTCCTTGACATTTCCCTGTAGCATGAAGTCAGCTGCACTTTCTCTGGACTTTGATAAG GGATTTTTGCACATCGATGAATACCCCCCAGATGCCAATCAAGGTTTTGACATTCCATCGGCTCTAATCAGCTTTCCTGATTTCCATTCAAGTCTAAGTTTTGCTGAAGATTCAAATGTTTCCCCTTTATTATCAAGTTTGCAG AAAAGAAGTCCTGCTCTGGCTTATACAGAAGTATTGCTCGTGCCATTAACAACTCCTGACTTCAGCATGCCTTACAATGTTATCACAATTACATGTACAGTATTTGCTTTATATTTTGGATCACTGCTCAATGTAGTAAGGAGGCGTGCTAATGAAGAGGAAAGACTACTAGCAGAAAAAG CCAAGAACAAGGGCAACAAGCTTCATCAGTTGTTTGCCAGATTGAGGGGAAAACAATTGGAAGAGGAACAAATCTCCCAAGTCTCATCTTCATCAACAAGAACTGTTCCTACTAAGCTATTTTTCAAGGTTGTAGTGGTAGCTCTGATAGCTGTAGTGTGGCAATATTACTTGAGATAA
- the LOC130800029 gene encoding cyclin-dependent kinase D-1-like, whose product MSEFENLTTKKVANRYLKREVLGEGTYGVVYKAIDTQTNSTVAIKKIRLGKQKEGVNFTALREIKLLKELDDPNIIKLTDAFPHKDNLHLVFEFMESDLEAVIRDRNIVLSPADIKSYLQMTLKALAFCHKKWVLHRDMKPNNLLLASDGQLKLGDFGLARIFGSPDRRFTHQVFARWYRAPELLFGSKQYGPAVDIWGAACVFAELLLRRPFLQGSSDMDQLGKIFAAFGTPKTAQWPDIIYLPDYVEYQYVPAPPLRTLFPMASDDALDLLSKMFAYDPKLRITAQQALEHRYFASPPAPTIPSLLPQPGRKGESNSMVPESNPNDGPTVLSPPRKVRRVMPNRTDGFEENVHNAKFDDHVGESGLTAGASSRGTDCMPMSMDFSSFGSRPTISSADRTHLKRKLDLEFQTPDKA is encoded by the exons ATGTcggaatttgaaaatttgactACAAAGAAAGTTGCTAATCGTTACTTAAAGCGTGAAGTTCTTGGTGAAGGTACTTATGGTGTCGTCTACAAGGCCATCGATACCCAG ACCAATAGTACTGTCGCAATTAAGAAAATCCGCCTGGGAAAGCAGAAGGAAGGTGTCAATTTTACTGCCTTGAGAGAAATTAAGTTGTTGAAAGAACTTGATGATCCAAACATAATAAAATTGACGGATGCCTTTCCCCATAAGGATAATTTGCATCTGGTATTTGAGTTTATGGAGAGCGATCTTGAGGCTGTCATTCGGGATCGAAATATTGTTCTATCTCCTGCTGACATTAAATCTTATCTACAAATGACCCTgaaagcacttgctttttgtcACAAGAAATGGGTCTTGCACAG AGATATGAAGCCCAACAATTTGTTGCTTGCATCTGATGGACAGCTTAAACTTGGGGATTTTGGTTTAGCACGCATTTTTGGGAGTCCAGATCGCAGGTTTACGCATCAA GTTTTTGCTAGGTGGTACAGAGCGCCTGAGCTTCTATTTGGATCTAAACAATATGGTCCTGCAGTGGATATCTGGGGTGCTGCATGTGTGTTTGCAGAACTTCTGTTGAGAAGACCATTTTTACAG GGTTCAAGTGACATGGATCAATTAGGCAAAATCTTTGCGGCCTTTGGGACCCCAAAGACTGCTCAATGGCCTGATATAATCTATCTTCCTGATTATGTGGAATATCAATACGTGCCAGCACCTCCTCTCCGCACATTGTTTCCAATGGCTAGTGATGATGCTTTGGATTTGTTATCTAAGATGTTTGCATATGATCCAAAACTTCGGATTACAGCACAGCAGGCTTTGGAGCACAG ATACTTCGCATCACCACCTGCACCGACTATTCCATCTTTACTTCCGCAACCTGGACGTAAAGGTGAGAGCAACTCAATGGTTCCCGAAAGTAATCCAAATGATGGGCCCACAGTGTTATCTCCACCTAGAAAGGTGAGAAGAGTAATGCCTAATAGAACAGATGGGTTTGAAGAAAATGTTCACAACgcaaagtttgatgatcatgtCGGTGAGAGTGGACTAACAGCTGGAGCAAGCTCCAGAGGTACTGATTGCATGCCAATGTCAATGGACTTTTCCAGCTTTGGATCCCGACCAACTATTAGCAG TGCTGACAGAACACATCTAAAGCGCAAACTAGATCTTGAATTCCAGACGCCTGATAAAGCTTAA
- the LOC130800030 gene encoding chlorophyll synthase, chloroplastic-like — translation MAALINTLAAIKLSSNNGITHYRTRTFISPSSISLTRRRFTIRAADTDTDEVEAQVPDKAPSKDGSSFNQLLGIKGAAQETNKWKIRLQLTKPVTWPPLVWGVVCGAAASGNFHWTPEDVAKSILCMMMSGPCLTGFTQTLNDWYDREIDAINEPYRPIPSGAISENEVITQIWVLFLAGLVIAGGLDVWAGHKFPVVFYLALGGSFISYIYSAPPLKLKQNGWIGNFALGSSYISLPWWAGQALFGTLTPDIIVLTLLYSIAGLGIAIVNDFKSIEGDRAMGLQSLPVAFGIDTAKWICVGAIDITQLSVAGYLLAAGKPYYALALLGLVLPQIYFQTQYLLKDPIKYDVKYQASAQPFLILGLLVTALATSH, via the exons ATGGCGGCTCTAATTAACACACTTGCAGCAATTAAGTTATCATCAAATAACGGAATTACCCATTATAGAACTCGCACTTTTATCTCCCCTTCTTCAATTTCCCTCACCA GGAGAAGATTCACGATTAGAGCAGCGGATACTGATACTGATGAAG TGGAAGCTCAGGTACCAGATAAGGCACCATCTAAAGATGGTTCCAGCTTCAACCAGCTTCTTGGAATTAAGGGAGCTGCTCAAGAGACA AACAAATGGAAGATTCGTCTCCAGCTTACAAAGCCTGTTACATGGCCTCCATTGGTTTGGGGAGTAGTTTGTGGAGCTGCAGCCTCAG GAAACTTTCATTGGACTCCAGAAGATGTGGCTAAATCAATTCTTTGCATGATGATGTCTGGTCCTTGCCTGACCGGCTTTACACAG acCTTGAATGACTGGTATGATCGAGAGATCGATGCAATTAATGAACCTTATCGCCCTATTCCTTCGGGTGCAATTTCTGAGAACGAG GTGATTACTCAAATTTGGGTGCTTTTTCTAGCGGGACTTGTTATTGCCGGGGGGCTCGATGTGTGG GCAGGGCATAAATTTCCGGTAGTTTTCTACTTGGCCTTGGGTGGATCTTTTATCTCATACATTTATTCCGCTCCCCCTTTGAAG CTTAAACAAAATGGTTGGATTGGAAATTTTGCCCTTGGATCAAGCTACATTAGTTTGCCATG GTGGGCTGGTCAAGCTTTGTTTGGCACTCTAACGCCTGATATAATTGTTCTTACACTCCTGTATAGCATTGCTGGG CTTGGCATCGCCATTGTCAATGACTTTAAGAGCATCGAGGGTGACAGAGCGATGGGATTGCAG TCTCTTCCGGTAGCTTTTGGCATTGATACTGCTAAATGGATTTGCGTTGGGGCCATTGACATAACTCAGTTGTCCGTTGCTG GTTACCTCCTTGCGGCTGGCAAACCGTACTATGCATTGGCTTTATTGGGATTGGTTCTTCCTCAAATTTATTTCCAG ACCCAATATCTCCTTAAAGACCCTATCAAATATGATGTCAAATATCAG GCGAGTGCGCAACCGTTTCTGATTCTTGGTCTTCTAGTGACTGCATTGGCAACCAGCCATTAA